The following are from one region of the Salvia hispanica cultivar TCC Black 2014 chromosome 1, UniMelb_Shisp_WGS_1.0, whole genome shotgun sequence genome:
- the LOC125222894 gene encoding guanylate-binding protein 4-like isoform X1, with the protein MMRFFGRSSAAESPHSASPPTPLPAASPNMSAGTARPIRLVYTDDKGRFHMDPEAVALLQLVKQPVGVVSVCGRARQGKSFILNQLLGRSSGFQVASTHRPCTKGLWLWSTPIRRTALDGTEYSLLLLDSEGIDAYDQTGTYSTQIFSLAVLLSSMFIYNQMGGIDEAALDRLSLVTEMTKHIRVRASGGRSTASELGQFSPIFVWLLRDFYLDLVEENRRITPRDYLEIALRPVEGGGRDVSAKNEIRESIRALFPDRECYTLVRPLSNENDLQRLDQIPLDKLRPEFKSGLDSFTRFVFERTRPKQMGGTVMTGPIFARITQSFLDALNNGAVPTITSSWQSVEEAECQRAYETSTEVYMSTFDRSKPPEEAALREAHEDAVQRSMASFNDNAVGAGQVRQKYEKRLQSFLKKAFEDIKKDAFREAYLQCTRTIESMDRELRTACHAPGAKVDAVLKVLDELLSKYEASCHGPEKWQKVVIFLRQSLEGPLLDFIKKQIDHIGAEKSSLALKCRSIEDKVELLNKQLEASEKYKSEYLNRYQDSIRDKEKLSDDYMSRINNLQKKYSSLEEKSSNLSKTLDTARQECTDWKRKYELVLSKQKAEEDQFGAEVAVLRSKSSAAEARLAAAQEKAQSAHEEAEEWKRKYDIAVRETKNALEKAAAIQERTNYQTQSREAALREEFSCALAEKEEEMKEKTTRIEEAEQRLTTLSSELKAAESKLKNYDLETSRLKLEIRELGEKVEGANETALSAQSKARSLEQEKIHLEQQYRAQFDRFEEIQERCKAAEKEAKRTMDLADEARAEAASAQKDKSDFQRVAMERLAQIERAERHAETLERQRADLVNEVERHRAAERDALFKVETLEERIREKEQEIDSLLQSNNSQRKTTVQVLETLLESERAAHTEASNRAEALSVQLQATQGKLDEVSQELTALRFGEKSTMDGRPRTASRAKRGRTDDYEMGADSVQDTGTNDKLSRGKKRTKNTNSPMKFGSPEDGGSVFRGGEPTSSQKANQDDYTRFTVQRLRHELTSHNFGAELLQLKNPNKKDIVALYERCVLNKT; encoded by the exons ATGATGCGATTTTTCGGCCGAAGCTCGGCCGCAGAATCTCCGCATTCGGCTTCTCCGCCGACTCCACTTCCCGCCGCTTCGCCCAATATGTCTGCCGGGACGGCGAGGCCAATCCGACTGGTGTATACCGACGATAAGGGTAGGTTTCACATGGATCCAGAGGCAGTGGCGCTGCTGCAGCTGGTGAAGCAGCCCGTTGGGGTGGTTTCCGTCTGTGGCCGCGCGCGTCAAGGCAAGAGCTTTATACTAAATCAG CTTCTTGGGAGGAGCAGTGGATTTCAAGTGGCTTCCACACATCGTCCTTGTACAAAAGGTCTTTGGCTGTGGAGTACCCCCATACGGAGAACTGCCCTAGATGGAACTGAATACAGCCTCTTACTTTTGGACTCAGAAGGAATTGATGCTTATGACCAAACG GGAACATACAGtacacaaatattttcattggCTGTGCTCTTGTCAAGTATGTTCATATATAACCAG ATGGGTGGAATTGATGAGGCTGCACTTGATCGCCTCTCTCTTGTGACCGAGATGACAAAACATATTCGTGTTAGGGCATCTGGAGGTAGGAGTACAGCTTCAGAGCTTGGACAATTCTCTCCAATCTTTGTTTGGCTGTTGAGG GACTTCTATCTAGACTTAGTGGAGGAAAATCGGAGAATTACGCCGCGTGACTACCTAGAAATCGCTTTGAGGCCAGTTGAGGGAGGTGGAAGAGATGTATCAGCAAAGAATGAG ATTCGAGAATCCATCCGAGCTCTTTTTCCAGACAGAGAATGCTACACTCTTGTACGACCTCTAAGCAACGAGAATGATCTTCAACGACTTGATCAGATTCCT CTGGATAAATTAAGGCCAGAGTTCAAATCTGGTTTAGATTCTTTTACAAGATTTGTTTTTGAGAGGACAAGACCCAAACAAATGGGTGGAACTGTGATGACAGGACCTATTTTTGCTCGTATTACTCAGTCATTCCTTGATGCTCTCAATAATGGTGCGGTGCCTACAATAACATCTTCGTGGCAG AGTGTTGAGGAAGCAGAATGCCAGAGAGCATATGAAACGAGTACTGAAGTGTATATGTCTACTTTTGACCGTTCCAAACCTCCTGAAGAA GCTGCCCTAAGAGAGGCACATGAAGATGCAGTTCAGAGGTCAATGGCTTCATTTAATGATAATGCTGTAGGTGCTGGCCAAGTCAGGCAGAAATATGAAAAGCGTCTTCAGTCTTTCTTGAAGAAGGCATTTGAG GATATTAAAAAAGATGCTTTCCGGGAAGCTTATCTGCAATGTACACGTACCATAGAAAGTATGGATAGGGAGTTGAGGACAGCTTGTCATGCTCCTGGTGCAAAAGTAGATGCAGTTTTAAAG GTTCTTGATGAACTCCTGAGCAAGTATGAAGCCTCTTGTCACGGACCAGAGAAGTGGCAGAAAGTAGTTATTTTTCTTCGACAAAG CTTGGAGGGTCCCCTTCTGGACTTCATCAAGAAGCAAATTGACCATATTGGAGCAGAAAAGAGTTCTCTTGCTCTGAAATGCCGTTCAATTGAAGACAAGGTAGAATTGCTTAACAAACAATTGGAAGCAAGTGAGAAGTATAAATCTGAATATCTTAACCGCTATCAAGATTCTATTAGAGACAAGGAAAAACTCTCAGACGACTACATGAGCCGTATAAACAATTTGCAAAAGAAATATAGTTCCTTGGAGGAGAAGTCCTCTAACTTATCAAAAACACTTGATACAGCAAGACAGGAATGTACAGAttggaaaaggaaatatgagTTGGTTTTATCGAAGCAGAAGGCTGAAGAAGACCAGTTTGGTGCTGAAGTTGCAGTGCTCAGATCCAAAAGTTCTGCTGCTGAAGCAAGATTGGCAGCAGCTCAGGAGAAAGCTCAATCTGCTCATGAAGAGGCAGAAGAGTGGAAGCGTAAATATGATATTGCTGTCAGGGAAACAAAAAATGCTTTGGAGAAAGCTGCTGCTATCCAAGAACGCACAAATTATCAAACACAATCAAGAGAAGCTGCTCTAAGAGAAGAATTTTCTTGTGCCCTGGCAGAAAAG GAGGAAGAAATGAAGGAGAAAACCACAAGGATTGAGGAGGCTGAGCAGCGTTTGACAACTCTGAGTTCGGAGTTGAAG GCTGCCGAATCAAAGCTTAAGAACTATGATCTGGAGACATCAAGATTAAAGCTTGAAATCAGGGAACTAGGTGAGAAGGTAGAAGGAGCTAATGAGACTGCTCTTTCAGCACAAAGCAAAGCCAGGAGTctggaacaagaaaaaatacATCTTGAGCAGCAGTATCGAGCTCAGTTTGACAGATTTGAAGAAATTCAGGAAAGGTGCAAAGCAGCTGAAAAGGAAGCTAAAAGGACAATGGATTTGGCTGATGAAGCCAGAGCTGAAGCAGCTTCTGCCCAGAAAGATAAAAGTGATTTCCAGCGTGTAGCAATGGAAAGACTGGCACAGATTGAGAGGGCTGAAAGGCATGCTGAGACTTTGGAGAGGCAAAGGGCTGACTTGGTTAATGAAGTTGAGAGGCACCGGGCTGCTGAAAGGGATGCCTTGTTTAAGGTAGAAACGCTGGAAGAAAGGATCAGAGAAAAGGAACAAGAAATCGATTCACTTTTACAATCAAATAACAGCCAGAGAAAGACCACTGTTCAGGTACTTGAGACTCTATTGGAAAGTGAACGCGCTGCTCATACAGAAGCGAGTAACAGGGCTGAAGCCTTATCGGTTCAGCTACAAGCTACTCAAGGGAAACTTGATGAAGTTTCTCAGGAACTAACTGCTCTTCGATTTGGTGAAAAATCAACAATGGATGGCAGACCAAGAACTGCTTCCCGTGCTAAACGTGGCAGGACCGATGACTATGAAATGGGTGCTGACTCGGTACAAGATACGGGCACAAATGACAAATTAAGCAGAGGAAAGAAAAGGACCAAGAATACCAACAGCCCTATGAAGTTTGGGAGTCCAGAAGATGGTGGCTCAGTTTTTAGGGGTGGCGAGCCAACCAGTAGCCAGAAAGCAAACCAGGACGACTACACCAGGTTCACGGTACAGAGATTGAGGCATGAGCTTACCAGTCACAACTTTGGCGCTGAGCTGTTGCAACTTAAGAATCCCAACAAAAAGGACATTGTAGCTTTGTATGAGAGATGTGTTCTCAACAAAACATAG
- the LOC125222906 gene encoding NAC domain-containing protein 73-like yields the protein MTCSNNNDAIQIITATKQNSTVSNSDELRTVICPSCGHTVKLQDQSGLQDLPGLPAGVKFDPSDQEILEHLEAKVYSDVKKLHPLIDEFIPTIDGENGICYTHPEKLPGVRKEGQVRHFFHRPSKAYTTGTRKRRKVHTDEDGGETRWHKTGKTRPVSAAGTVRGYKKILVLYTNYGRQRKPEKTNWVMHQYHLGHNQEEKDGELVLSKVFFQTQPRQCAAKTTNTDSFVLKNQTFVDYYKPYTNTTIDRDTPPQLIQNLVVHAHGSSSFLHMPSEPSKAK from the exons ATGACATGCTCAAACAATAATGATGCAATCCAAATTATTACGGCTACCAAACAAAATTCTACTGTTTCCAATTCTGATGAGCTTAGGACAGTAATCTGCCCTTCATGTGGACATACTGTAAAGCTTCAAGATCAG AGTGGACTTCAAGATTTGCCGGGGCTACCAGCTGGGGTGAAGTTCGATCCATCGGATCAAGAAATTCTAGAGCACTTGGAAGCCAAAGTGTATTCGGATGTGAAGAAGCTGCATCCTTTGATTGATGAGTTCATACCAACCATCGACGGTGAAAATGGGATTTGCTATACGCATCCTGAGAAGTTACCCG GAGTACGAAAAGAAGGGCAAGTGCGGCACTTCTTCCACCGCCCGTCGAAAGCGTACACAACGGGGACACGAAAGCGAAGAAAGGTGCACACAGACGAAGACGGCGGGGAGACCCGATGGCACAAGACAGGCAAGACGAGGCCCGTCTCCGCAGCAGGCACCGTGAGGGGCTACAAAAAGATCCTTGTCCTCTACACCAACTACGGCCGCCAGAGAAAACCCGAGAAGACAAACTGGGTGATGCACCAATACCACCTCGGCCACAACCAGGAGGAGAAAGACGGCGAACTCGTCCTCTCTAAAGTCTTCTTTCAGACACAGCCAAGGCAATGCGCCGCCAAAACCACTAACACGGATTCCTTCGTCTTGAAAAACCAGACTTTTGTTGACTACTATAAACCTTACACCAACACCACTATTGATAGAGACACCCCACCGCAGCTCATTCAGAATCTGGTTGTTCATGCTCATGGATCCTCCTCTTTTCTTCATATGCCTTCAGAACCAAGCAAAGCCAAATGA
- the LOC125222894 gene encoding restin homolog isoform X2, giving the protein MFIYNQMGGIDEAALDRLSLVTEMTKHIRVRASGGRSTASELGQFSPIFVWLLRDFYLDLVEENRRITPRDYLEIALRPVEGGGRDVSAKNEIRESIRALFPDRECYTLVRPLSNENDLQRLDQIPLDKLRPEFKSGLDSFTRFVFERTRPKQMGGTVMTGPIFARITQSFLDALNNGAVPTITSSWQSVEEAECQRAYETSTEVYMSTFDRSKPPEEAALREAHEDAVQRSMASFNDNAVGAGQVRQKYEKRLQSFLKKAFEDIKKDAFREAYLQCTRTIESMDRELRTACHAPGAKVDAVLKVLDELLSKYEASCHGPEKWQKVVIFLRQSLEGPLLDFIKKQIDHIGAEKSSLALKCRSIEDKVELLNKQLEASEKYKSEYLNRYQDSIRDKEKLSDDYMSRINNLQKKYSSLEEKSSNLSKTLDTARQECTDWKRKYELVLSKQKAEEDQFGAEVAVLRSKSSAAEARLAAAQEKAQSAHEEAEEWKRKYDIAVRETKNALEKAAAIQERTNYQTQSREAALREEFSCALAEKEEEMKEKTTRIEEAEQRLTTLSSELKAAESKLKNYDLETSRLKLEIRELGEKVEGANETALSAQSKARSLEQEKIHLEQQYRAQFDRFEEIQERCKAAEKEAKRTMDLADEARAEAASAQKDKSDFQRVAMERLAQIERAERHAETLERQRADLVNEVERHRAAERDALFKVETLEERIREKEQEIDSLLQSNNSQRKTTVQVLETLLESERAAHTEASNRAEALSVQLQATQGKLDEVSQELTALRFGEKSTMDGRPRTASRAKRGRTDDYEMGADSVQDTGTNDKLSRGKKRTKNTNSPMKFGSPEDGGSVFRGGEPTSSQKANQDDYTRFTVQRLRHELTSHNFGAELLQLKNPNKKDIVALYERCVLNKT; this is encoded by the exons ATGTTCATATATAACCAG ATGGGTGGAATTGATGAGGCTGCACTTGATCGCCTCTCTCTTGTGACCGAGATGACAAAACATATTCGTGTTAGGGCATCTGGAGGTAGGAGTACAGCTTCAGAGCTTGGACAATTCTCTCCAATCTTTGTTTGGCTGTTGAGG GACTTCTATCTAGACTTAGTGGAGGAAAATCGGAGAATTACGCCGCGTGACTACCTAGAAATCGCTTTGAGGCCAGTTGAGGGAGGTGGAAGAGATGTATCAGCAAAGAATGAG ATTCGAGAATCCATCCGAGCTCTTTTTCCAGACAGAGAATGCTACACTCTTGTACGACCTCTAAGCAACGAGAATGATCTTCAACGACTTGATCAGATTCCT CTGGATAAATTAAGGCCAGAGTTCAAATCTGGTTTAGATTCTTTTACAAGATTTGTTTTTGAGAGGACAAGACCCAAACAAATGGGTGGAACTGTGATGACAGGACCTATTTTTGCTCGTATTACTCAGTCATTCCTTGATGCTCTCAATAATGGTGCGGTGCCTACAATAACATCTTCGTGGCAG AGTGTTGAGGAAGCAGAATGCCAGAGAGCATATGAAACGAGTACTGAAGTGTATATGTCTACTTTTGACCGTTCCAAACCTCCTGAAGAA GCTGCCCTAAGAGAGGCACATGAAGATGCAGTTCAGAGGTCAATGGCTTCATTTAATGATAATGCTGTAGGTGCTGGCCAAGTCAGGCAGAAATATGAAAAGCGTCTTCAGTCTTTCTTGAAGAAGGCATTTGAG GATATTAAAAAAGATGCTTTCCGGGAAGCTTATCTGCAATGTACACGTACCATAGAAAGTATGGATAGGGAGTTGAGGACAGCTTGTCATGCTCCTGGTGCAAAAGTAGATGCAGTTTTAAAG GTTCTTGATGAACTCCTGAGCAAGTATGAAGCCTCTTGTCACGGACCAGAGAAGTGGCAGAAAGTAGTTATTTTTCTTCGACAAAG CTTGGAGGGTCCCCTTCTGGACTTCATCAAGAAGCAAATTGACCATATTGGAGCAGAAAAGAGTTCTCTTGCTCTGAAATGCCGTTCAATTGAAGACAAGGTAGAATTGCTTAACAAACAATTGGAAGCAAGTGAGAAGTATAAATCTGAATATCTTAACCGCTATCAAGATTCTATTAGAGACAAGGAAAAACTCTCAGACGACTACATGAGCCGTATAAACAATTTGCAAAAGAAATATAGTTCCTTGGAGGAGAAGTCCTCTAACTTATCAAAAACACTTGATACAGCAAGACAGGAATGTACAGAttggaaaaggaaatatgagTTGGTTTTATCGAAGCAGAAGGCTGAAGAAGACCAGTTTGGTGCTGAAGTTGCAGTGCTCAGATCCAAAAGTTCTGCTGCTGAAGCAAGATTGGCAGCAGCTCAGGAGAAAGCTCAATCTGCTCATGAAGAGGCAGAAGAGTGGAAGCGTAAATATGATATTGCTGTCAGGGAAACAAAAAATGCTTTGGAGAAAGCTGCTGCTATCCAAGAACGCACAAATTATCAAACACAATCAAGAGAAGCTGCTCTAAGAGAAGAATTTTCTTGTGCCCTGGCAGAAAAG GAGGAAGAAATGAAGGAGAAAACCACAAGGATTGAGGAGGCTGAGCAGCGTTTGACAACTCTGAGTTCGGAGTTGAAG GCTGCCGAATCAAAGCTTAAGAACTATGATCTGGAGACATCAAGATTAAAGCTTGAAATCAGGGAACTAGGTGAGAAGGTAGAAGGAGCTAATGAGACTGCTCTTTCAGCACAAAGCAAAGCCAGGAGTctggaacaagaaaaaatacATCTTGAGCAGCAGTATCGAGCTCAGTTTGACAGATTTGAAGAAATTCAGGAAAGGTGCAAAGCAGCTGAAAAGGAAGCTAAAAGGACAATGGATTTGGCTGATGAAGCCAGAGCTGAAGCAGCTTCTGCCCAGAAAGATAAAAGTGATTTCCAGCGTGTAGCAATGGAAAGACTGGCACAGATTGAGAGGGCTGAAAGGCATGCTGAGACTTTGGAGAGGCAAAGGGCTGACTTGGTTAATGAAGTTGAGAGGCACCGGGCTGCTGAAAGGGATGCCTTGTTTAAGGTAGAAACGCTGGAAGAAAGGATCAGAGAAAAGGAACAAGAAATCGATTCACTTTTACAATCAAATAACAGCCAGAGAAAGACCACTGTTCAGGTACTTGAGACTCTATTGGAAAGTGAACGCGCTGCTCATACAGAAGCGAGTAACAGGGCTGAAGCCTTATCGGTTCAGCTACAAGCTACTCAAGGGAAACTTGATGAAGTTTCTCAGGAACTAACTGCTCTTCGATTTGGTGAAAAATCAACAATGGATGGCAGACCAAGAACTGCTTCCCGTGCTAAACGTGGCAGGACCGATGACTATGAAATGGGTGCTGACTCGGTACAAGATACGGGCACAAATGACAAATTAAGCAGAGGAAAGAAAAGGACCAAGAATACCAACAGCCCTATGAAGTTTGGGAGTCCAGAAGATGGTGGCTCAGTTTTTAGGGGTGGCGAGCCAACCAGTAGCCAGAAAGCAAACCAGGACGACTACACCAGGTTCACGGTACAGAGATTGAGGCATGAGCTTACCAGTCACAACTTTGGCGCTGAGCTGTTGCAACTTAAGAATCCCAACAAAAAGGACATTGTAGCTTTGTATGAGAGATGTGTTCTCAACAAAACATAG